The Faecalibacter sp. LW9 genome has a segment encoding these proteins:
- a CDS encoding chloride channel protein yields the protein MPKSVRKLFLEKFKNFIHFFQDLLKLLQNILNEKQFLYLSCILVSISSAAAVIVLKTFAHKVLQISSSINALLKLPYANSIFPVIGILLTIVVVQKFLNGSIQKGTSQIMIAVAQKSGIMPKKQMYSQIITSSLTVGMGGSAGLESPITITGAAFGSNYAQYYHFNYKNRTLLLACGVASGIATAFNAPIAGVLFAIEVVLADMSVTAFIPLLLSSATGSIIGNLFFGDQILLSFKNQLGFDYHNTFYYILLGVLGGLVSIYHARMFRKVEHHISHRYKNPYMKGIFGASLLALLIFIFPTLFGEGYESILFLANDESNQLVNNSLLESFSDHPWVLLFIVVCIMLVKSIATGLTLGSGGNGGNFAPSLFVGSYLGFVVSKFFQLLGFQDIPLQNFTVVGMAVLLSGLFHAPLTAIFLIAEITSGYGLIVPLMIVSSISFAISRRFDKYSMDIYAVADQGIVFTSDKDSNLLNKIDVFNTYQSDIKTLKEGCTFDEVAHLFQENEQLFIPILNADDEVVGEIRWNDFKHHNAESFTPTIIRSVKTFSIFNAARTILNHMNDQNEHYVLLTKENKYAGYLSKEYLMDHYRKNLKQLRIE from the coding sequence ATGCCAAAATCAGTACGAAAACTATTCCTAGAAAAGTTTAAAAATTTTATCCATTTTTTTCAAGATTTGTTAAAACTCCTACAAAACATCTTGAACGAAAAACAGTTTTTATATTTATCATGTATCTTGGTATCCATATCATCGGCGGCGGCAGTAATTGTTTTAAAAACGTTCGCCCACAAAGTGTTGCAAATCAGTTCTTCGATCAATGCGTTGTTAAAATTGCCGTATGCCAATAGTATTTTTCCAGTCATTGGAATTCTACTCACGATTGTAGTGGTTCAAAAATTTTTAAATGGATCGATTCAAAAAGGTACGTCTCAAATTATGATTGCGGTGGCGCAGAAATCGGGGATAATGCCTAAAAAACAAATGTATTCCCAAATTATTACCAGCTCGTTAACGGTAGGTATGGGAGGTTCCGCGGGGTTAGAATCACCCATAACCATTACGGGAGCGGCATTTGGATCAAACTATGCCCAATACTATCATTTCAATTATAAAAATAGGACCTTATTATTGGCTTGTGGAGTAGCTTCCGGAATTGCAACGGCTTTTAATGCCCCTATTGCAGGTGTTTTATTTGCCATCGAAGTCGTATTGGCAGATATGAGTGTGACAGCTTTTATCCCTTTGCTATTGTCCTCTGCAACAGGCTCTATTATCGGAAATTTATTTTTTGGCGATCAAATACTTTTGAGTTTTAAAAATCAATTGGGATTTGATTATCACAATACCTTTTATTACATCTTATTGGGTGTTTTGGGAGGGTTAGTTTCCATCTACCATGCCCGAATGTTTCGAAAAGTGGAACATCACATCAGTCATCGGTACAAAAATCCCTATATGAAGGGAATATTTGGGGCCAGTTTGTTGGCATTGTTGATTTTTATATTTCCAACCTTATTTGGTGAAGGTTATGAAAGCATATTATTTTTAGCGAATGATGAATCCAATCAGCTGGTCAATAATTCGTTATTGGAATCATTTAGTGATCATCCATGGGTTTTATTGTTCATTGTGGTGTGTATAATGCTGGTAAAATCCATTGCGACAGGATTAACTTTAGGGAGTGGTGGAAATGGAGGAAATTTTGCTCCTTCATTATTTGTTGGTTCTTATCTTGGATTTGTCGTTTCCAAATTTTTTCAATTGTTGGGATTTCAAGATATCCCTCTGCAAAATTTTACAGTGGTCGGAATGGCCGTTTTATTGAGTGGTCTATTTCATGCGCCTTTAACGGCTATATTCTTAATCGCTGAAATTACCAGTGGTTATGGACTTATTGTACCTTTAATGATTGTGTCATCGATTAGTTTTGCTATTTCACGACGTTTTGATAAATATTCAATGGATATTTATGCAGTTGCTGATCAAGGAATTGTTTTTACCTCGGATAAAGACTCGAATTTATTGAATAAAATTGATGTGTTTAATACGTATCAATCGGATATTAAAACCCTAAAAGAAGGATGTACATTTGACGAAGTTGCTCATTTATTTCAAGAAAATGAACAACTTTTTATTCCGATTCTTAACGCAGATGATGAGGTCGTAGGCGAAATACGATGGAATGATTTTAAGCATCATAACGCCGAAAGTTTTACTCCTACAATTATCCGATCAGTAAAAACTTTTTCGATTTTTAATGCAGCACGCACAATTTTAAATCATATGAATGACCAAAATGAGCATTATGTCCTTTTAACCAAAGAAAACAAGTATGCCGGATACCTTTCGAAAGAGTATCTGATGGATCATTACCGCAAGAATTTAAAGCAATTGCGAATTGAATAA
- a CDS encoding DDE-type integrase/transposase/recombinase codes for MYWLRSQKTFIQQPIRSIVFFRNPNRLIDLTISQSEQVWVSDITYLKIQNEHAYLALITDAYSKRIMGYQLAQHMRTDLVIAALKMAFKNRVYKHRALIHHSDRGIQYCSPKFTAFAQKNVFY; via the coding sequence ATTTATTGGTTAAGAAGTCAAAAAACTTTCATACAACAACCAATTCGAAGCATCGTTTTTTTTAGAAATCCAAATCGGTTAATTGATCTAACAATTTCTCAGAGCGAACAAGTTTGGGTAAGTGATATTACCTATTTAAAAATTCAGAATGAGCATGCTTATTTGGCTTTGATTACTGATGCTTATTCTAAGAGAATAATGGGCTATCAATTGGCTCAGCATATGAGAACTGACTTAGTTATCGCTGCGCTTAAGATGGCTTTTAAAAATCGAGTTTATAAGCATAGAGCATTGATACATCATAGTGATAGAGGAATACAATACTGTAGCCCTAAATTTACAGCATTTGCTCAGAAAAATGTATTCTATTAA
- a CDS encoding DNA cytosine methyltransferase, with protein sequence MKIASFFAGAGGLDLGFKKAGFDIIWANEYDKEIWETYQFNHPETILDKRSLVNVEADDVPECDGIIGGPPCQSWSEAGSLRGIKDKRGQLFFDFIRILEAKQPKFFLAENVSGMLLGRHSEALENIKEMFRNAGIGYELSFQMINAVDYNVPQDRKRVIFVGIRKDLGFTYQFQNPNFQKLTLQDAIWDLQEGVLPAKGTNKTNGNECVIPNHEYMTGGFSTIFMSRNRVRSWDEPSFTIQAGGRHAPIHPQAPKMKFIEQNIRVFVPGQEHLYRRLSVRECARIQTFPDNFIFKYENIAAGYKMIGNAVPVNMAKFLAETIKVQISNAEKTLEKSHCL encoded by the coding sequence ATGAAGATAGCATCATTTTTTGCAGGCGCAGGTGGTTTGGACTTAGGTTTTAAGAAAGCTGGATTTGATATTATCTGGGCAAATGAATATGATAAAGAAATTTGGGAAACATATCAGTTTAATCATCCTGAAACAATTCTTGATAAAAGAAGTCTTGTTAACGTCGAAGCAGATGATGTACCTGAATGTGACGGAATAATTGGTGGTCCTCCATGTCAAAGTTGGAGTGAAGCAGGATCGTTACGAGGAATTAAAGATAAAAGGGGTCAATTATTTTTCGATTTTATTAGAATATTAGAAGCAAAACAACCAAAATTTTTTCTTGCTGAGAATGTGAGCGGAATGCTTTTAGGAAGACATTCAGAAGCATTAGAAAATATTAAGGAAATGTTTAGAAATGCAGGGATTGGTTATGAATTATCATTTCAAATGATAAATGCCGTTGATTATAATGTTCCCCAAGATAGAAAACGTGTTATTTTTGTAGGTATAAGAAAGGATTTAGGTTTCACTTATCAATTCCAAAATCCTAATTTCCAAAAATTAACATTACAAGACGCAATTTGGGATTTACAAGAAGGTGTTCTTCCAGCTAAAGGAACAAATAAAACAAATGGAAATGAATGTGTTATTCCAAATCACGAATATATGACTGGTGGTTTTTCTACAATATTTATGTCAAGAAATAGAGTAAGAAGCTGGGACGAACCATCATTTACAATTCAAGCTGGAGGTCGACATGCGCCAATTCATCCACAAGCACCGAAAATGAAATTTATAGAGCAAAATATACGTGTATTTGTTCCAGGTCAAGAACATTTATATAGACGTTTAAGTGTAAGAGAATGTGCGAGAATTCAAACATTCCCTGATAATTTTATTTTTAAATATGAGAATATTGCTGCTGGTTATAAAATGATTGGTAATGCAGTACCTGTAAATATGGCTAAATTTTTAGCGGAAACAATCAAAGTACAAATCAGTAACGCTGAAAAAACTTTAGAGAAAAGTCACTGCCTATAA
- a CDS encoding lysozyme inhibitor LprI family protein has translation MFTIAQSHDIDLSFENCLNDNTSTNGQRKCINDAEMAWDHLLDKYYKLLLHQLPEKPKIQLKNSQIQWLKFRDAEFKFINEYYMNFKEGSIFLVIADHQKMEIIKNRALKMKAYYDALDD, from the coding sequence ATGTTCACTATAGCGCAGTCACATGATATCGACTTAAGTTTCGAAAATTGTCTAAATGATAACACATCAACCAACGGCCAACGAAAATGCATTAACGATGCAGAAATGGCATGGGATCATTTATTGGATAAATATTACAAATTATTACTTCATCAGTTACCTGAGAAACCAAAAATTCAACTTAAAAATTCTCAAATCCAATGGTTAAAATTTCGTGATGCTGAATTTAAATTTATCAACGAATATTATATGAACTTTAAAGAAGGTTCTATATTTTTGGTCATCGCAGATCATCAAAAAATGGAAATAATTAAGAATAGAGCTTTAAAAATGAAAGCATATTATGATGCGCTGGATGATTAA
- a CDS encoding IS3 family transposase — translation MSRQGFHKRMKHLQKDSLQFELILKEVRKIRQLQPKYGTLKLFKELQPFFLKNNIKMGRDRFFKLLRWNSLLVKKSKNFTTTTNSKHRFFKNPNRIIDLKITQSEQVWVSDITYVKLQNDYAYLALVTDAYSKKIVGFNIDTHMRTELVVKALKMAIKQRSFPQRQIIHHSDRGVQYCSLEFENFTLKNNIILSNTQNSDPYENAVAERINRTLKYEYGLKETLPDLRTAQKMTQQAVHLYNNHRLHFSLELQTPANVHLLENVEYKSYKSKKMLI, via the coding sequence ATATCTCGACAAGGGTTTCATAAACGAATGAAACACCTGCAAAAGGATAGTCTGCAATTTGAGTTAATACTAAAAGAAGTTCGCAAAATACGCCAACTTCAGCCTAAATATGGGACTTTAAAGCTGTTTAAAGAACTCCAACCCTTCTTCCTTAAAAACAACATAAAAATGGGAAGAGACCGGTTCTTCAAGCTTTTGAGATGGAATAGTTTACTGGTGAAAAAGTCTAAAAATTTCACCACTACAACCAATTCTAAACATCGGTTTTTCAAGAATCCGAATCGCATAATCGACTTGAAAATAACGCAAAGTGAACAGGTCTGGGTAAGCGATATCACGTATGTGAAGCTTCAAAACGACTATGCTTATCTCGCCCTGGTTACAGATGCGTATTCCAAGAAGATTGTAGGGTTTAATATCGACACTCATATGAGGACGGAACTCGTCGTAAAAGCACTTAAAATGGCTATAAAACAACGTTCTTTTCCTCAAAGGCAAATTATACATCATTCCGACCGAGGAGTACAGTATTGCAGCCTAGAATTTGAAAATTTTACACTAAAAAACAACATTATCCTAAGCAATACCCAAAACTCCGATCCTTATGAAAACGCCGTTGCAGAACGCATTAACCGAACTTTGAAATACGAATATGGACTGAAAGAAACACTTCCCGATTTAAGAACCGCTCAAAAAATGACCCAGCAAGCTGTACATCTTTACAACAACCACAGATTGCACTTCTCACTCGAACTGCAAACGCCTGCAAATGTACATCTTTTGGAAAATGTCGAATATAAATCTTACAAATCAAAAAAAATGCTAATTTAG
- a CDS encoding MepB family protein yields MIKELNKIESLFIKNYGQKITNLTIENECDEYFGFNFQIEKLNFKFRKSKITPKKVGQFVTLWKRNSEKQTEPFNENDNFDFFIFVSEQDEKFGFFIFSKKLLIEKNILSSRLKEGKRGFRLYPTWVKTESKQAEKTQSWQTEYFINLTNNEQNDIEKLKSILN; encoded by the coding sequence GTGATTAAAGAATTAAACAAAATTGAAAGCCTGTTTATAAAAAATTATGGACAGAAAATTACTAACTTGACAATTGAAAATGAATGCGATGAATATTTTGGGTTTAACTTTCAAATTGAAAAGCTAAATTTCAAATTCAGAAAGTCGAAAATAACTCCTAAAAAAGTCGGTCAATTTGTAACGCTTTGGAAACGAAATTCTGAAAAACAAACCGAACCGTTTAACGAAAACGACAATTTTGATTTTTTCATTTTTGTATCAGAACAAGATGAAAAGTTTGGTTTCTTCATTTTCTCAAAAAAACTTTTAATAGAAAAAAATATTTTATCGTCTAGACTAAAAGAAGGTAAAAGAGGATTTAGACTCTACCCTACTTGGGTAAAAACGGAAAGTAAACAAGCTGAAAAAACTCAATCTTGGCAAACCGAATATTTCATTAACTTGACAAACAACGAACAAAACGATATTGAAAAACTAAAATCAATATTAAATTAA
- a CDS encoding fasciclin domain-containing protein — MKLKSMVKSMTKVGLGLVMAGTVMVSCSDDDDNQMEVSSNQTIASIVTSTPAFSTLSQAVTKAGLGATLNGNGEFTVFAPNNAAFEASGITNATLASLTAEQTKDILLYHTLASKVASSAVPAGPNAKVTTAQGDAVYVTKDTRGVFVNGWKVNQADIMASNGVIHAIERVLIPASGNVVETAQGNENLSYLVAAVVRASQGNTNVANVLASTEGLTVFAPTNQAFINAGFPTISSIQAADPEVLTSILTYHVVGARAFSSDLSNNQTLGTVQGGNLVVNIGNQVTIKGRANASASVVLAPNTLATNGVIHVIDQVLLP, encoded by the coding sequence ATGAAATTAAAATCAATGGTAAAATCGATGACCAAAGTGGGTCTAGGTTTAGTGATGGCAGGAACGGTGATGGTATCATGTAGCGATGATGACGATAATCAAATGGAAGTTTCTTCCAATCAAACAATTGCTTCTATCGTTACTTCAACACCTGCATTTTCGACATTAAGTCAAGCGGTAACAAAAGCAGGATTAGGTGCCACATTAAATGGTAATGGTGAATTCACGGTCTTTGCTCCCAATAATGCAGCATTCGAAGCCAGTGGAATTACAAATGCAACGTTAGCAAGTTTAACTGCAGAACAAACAAAAGATATTTTATTGTATCATACGTTAGCCAGTAAAGTTGCTTCATCAGCAGTACCTGCAGGACCTAATGCAAAAGTAACAACTGCTCAAGGGGATGCTGTATATGTCACTAAAGATACCCGTGGGGTATTCGTGAATGGTTGGAAAGTGAATCAAGCGGATATTATGGCTTCGAATGGTGTTATTCACGCCATCGAACGTGTTCTAATACCAGCATCAGGAAACGTGGTAGAAACAGCTCAAGGAAATGAGAATTTATCGTATTTAGTGGCTGCAGTAGTCAGAGCTAGTCAAGGCAATACAAACGTTGCGAATGTCTTAGCTTCAACAGAAGGTTTAACGGTATTTGCACCTACAAACCAAGCGTTTATCAATGCTGGTTTTCCTACAATTTCATCGATTCAGGCTGCTGACCCAGAAGTATTAACCTCAATCTTAACATACCATGTGGTAGGAGCCCGTGCTTTTTCATCGGATTTAAGTAACAATCAAACCCTAGGAACTGTTCAAGGAGGAAATTTAGTTGTAAATATCGGAAATCAAGTTACAATAAAAGGTAGAGCGAATGCTTCAGCATCCGTTGTGTTGGCTCCTAATACATTAGCAACGAATGGAGTGATACACGTGATTGATCAAGTGTTATTACCATAA
- a CDS encoding helix-turn-helix transcriptional regulator, whose translation MEINEFFGKKISELRKEKGFSQEKLALEANIDRTYISDIEKGNRNISLEILDKLSKALKIHISQIFKDYNG comes from the coding sequence ATGGAAATAAATGAATTCTTTGGAAAAAAAATTAGCGAATTGAGAAAAGAAAAAGGTTTTTCACAAGAAAAACTTGCTTTAGAGGCTAATATAGATAGAACTTATATAAGTGATATTGAGAAAGGCAATAGAAATATTTCCTTAGAAATTCTTGACAAGCTTTCAAAAGCATTAAAAATTCATATTTCACAAATATTTAAAGATTATAATGGCTAA
- a CDS encoding integrase core domain-containing protein, whose protein sequence is MYSICSEKCILLSNTQNSDPYENAIAERINRTLKYEYGLRKNIPDMITAHKMVKLAIEIYNNKRLHLSLDYQTPAYVHTNENTIYKSYKTTKK, encoded by the coding sequence ATTTACAGCATTTGCTCAGAAAAATGTATTCTATTAAGCAATACACAAAACTCAGATCCCTATGAAAATGCTATTGCAGAGCGTATAAATAGAACGCTAAAATACGAATATGGGCTTCGAAAAAACATTCCAGATATGATTACTGCTCATAAAATGGTCAAACTAGCTATTGAAATCTATAACAACAAAAGATTACATTTAAGTCTTGATTATCAAACGCCAGCTTATGTGCATACAAATGAAAATACGATTTATAAATCTTATAAAACAACAAAAAAATAG
- a CDS encoding helix-turn-helix domain-containing protein, producing MEQQKFNRCPKYTYQKLPFQIKLQIVQKVTNGQISVNHASKEYGISRSTIDYWVKKLATFNQKSVGMSKDQEIKKLKEKIEELEFIKDFQQDLIIDFEEIVGKKLSKKHLPKDLIKEIEKKRKDRLKNGG from the coding sequence ATGGAACAACAAAAATTCAATAGGTGTCCAAAATATACCTATCAAAAACTACCCTTTCAGATTAAATTACAAATTGTTCAAAAAGTAACCAACGGACAAATATCCGTGAATCATGCCTCTAAAGAATACGGAATTTCTAGATCTACAATTGATTATTGGGTCAAAAAATTAGCTACCTTTAATCAAAAATCTGTCGGTATGAGCAAAGATCAGGAAATTAAAAAGCTTAAAGAAAAAATCGAGGAACTGGAATTCATTAAAGACTTTCAGCAAGATTTAATTATTGATTTTGAGGAAATTGTAGGCAAGAAACTCTCAAAAAAGCATTTACCCAAAGACTTGATAAAAGAGATCGAGAAAAAGAGAAAAGACCGTTTAAAAAACGGTGGCTAG
- a CDS encoding transposase codes for MLQYVPLTFNPNFGQYKPEREGFIFNGELNQYECIQEGGNGAILPFKRVLTDSKGYQKKSYRSSEKSCADCPLRQSCCGKVTKFKKIEESIHKPLYDRMHEKITKNKRYFKQMVKRRSATVEPVLGTLINHHNMKRINSRGITKRTNMFS; via the coding sequence ATGCTTCAATATGTTCCTTTAACTTTTAATCCTAATTTTGGACAGTATAAACCTGAGCGCGAAGGCTTTATTTTTAATGGGGAATTAAACCAATACGAATGTATCCAAGAAGGAGGAAATGGAGCGATCTTGCCCTTTAAACGCGTTTTAACCGATAGTAAAGGTTACCAAAAGAAAAGTTATCGAAGCAGTGAAAAATCGTGTGCAGACTGCCCTTTAAGACAGTCATGTTGTGGAAAAGTAACAAAGTTCAAAAAAATCGAAGAAAGCATTCACAAGCCCTTATACGATCGGATGCACGAGAAAATAACCAAGAATAAACGGTATTTTAAACAAATGGTCAAAAGACGAAGTGCAACGGTAGAACCCGTTTTAGGTACTTTAATCAACCATCACAATATGAAACGTATCAATAGCCGAGGAATTACCAAGCGAACAAACATGTTCTCTTAG
- a CDS encoding ligand-binding sensor domain-containing protein codes for MKKQLLTICLLSIYSYGQNIFPIKLDQCKVDRFCLDCGDQKVTIKDETLHEAIDKINAIPELKGISGKLTLQVLVDKKGKPCVLSHTDSSNHPLTAKVIAIINATKKWSPAITDGQIEEKTSVNFSVNITNGVATAGIERVDMNAFKANFDHPKDPEIFNTHYTYKNENLPSYHFTVWNNKNSNIPSNQNDYIAIDANGAIWVTADEYMTKWENQTFFTLPQLQYPNGNFAHFNTLAIDHQQTIWTYAMNSIYSTTGKEWTKHDPSTTGIESVYDIYTNHRTKEVFFCSDQGLTILKDNQWTSYTQKQWKDLPSNRVYFAQRDSKNRLWIGTFEGTMMIDEHGKTINFEKTQTILNGKCITAFTEDEQGNVYFTLYEFGDKNKGKVNRNEGIAIYSTDGKFTQFTTDNSGLPFNHTNAIVYDKNEKVVWISTDRAGLVRYDLNGNWENYHNKNSAIPTSYLSNLALDAEGNLYLATRQGVVKMQKK; via the coding sequence ATGAAGAAACAATTATTAACCATCTGCTTACTAAGCATCTATAGCTATGGACAAAACATATTTCCGATCAAATTAGATCAATGCAAAGTGGATCGATTTTGCTTGGATTGTGGTGATCAAAAAGTAACGATAAAGGATGAAACGTTACATGAAGCCATTGATAAAATAAATGCTATTCCTGAACTAAAAGGAATTTCAGGTAAACTAACATTGCAAGTATTGGTCGATAAAAAAGGAAAACCTTGTGTGTTATCCCATACGGATTCATCTAATCATCCTTTAACTGCCAAAGTGATTGCCATTATCAATGCGACGAAAAAATGGTCACCTGCTATCACAGATGGTCAAATAGAAGAAAAAACTTCAGTCAACTTTAGTGTCAATATAACCAATGGTGTTGCAACTGCAGGTATTGAACGTGTGGATATGAATGCGTTTAAAGCAAATTTTGATCATCCCAAAGATCCTGAGATCTTCAACACCCATTATACTTATAAAAACGAAAATCTACCGTCCTATCACTTTACGGTTTGGAATAATAAAAATTCGAACATTCCCAGCAATCAAAATGATTATATCGCCATCGATGCCAATGGTGCAATTTGGGTAACTGCAGATGAATACATGACGAAATGGGAGAATCAAACTTTCTTTACCCTACCACAACTTCAATATCCCAATGGAAATTTCGCTCATTTTAACACATTAGCGATAGATCACCAACAAACCATTTGGACCTATGCTATGAATTCAATTTATAGTACTACAGGAAAGGAATGGACAAAACATGATCCGTCCACTACAGGAATTGAATCGGTATATGATATTTACACCAATCATCGGACAAAAGAAGTGTTTTTTTGTTCAGATCAAGGACTTACCATTTTAAAAGACAATCAATGGACTTCGTATACTCAAAAACAATGGAAAGATTTACCATCAAACCGCGTATATTTTGCGCAACGTGATTCAAAAAATCGATTATGGATCGGAACTTTTGAGGGAACGATGATGATTGATGAACACGGAAAGACAATAAATTTTGAAAAGACTCAAACCATATTGAATGGAAAATGCATTACAGCGTTCACAGAGGATGAACAAGGAAATGTTTATTTCACGTTATATGAATTTGGGGATAAGAACAAAGGAAAAGTCAATCGCAATGAAGGGATTGCCATTTATTCAACAGATGGAAAATTCACACAATTCACCACTGATAATTCCGGATTACCCTTTAACCATACCAATGCGATTGTATACGACAAGAACGAAAAAGTGGTATGGATTTCTACTGATCGTGCAGGTTTGGTTCGATATGATTTAAATGGGAATTGGGAAAATTACCACAACAAAAATTCAGCAATTCCAACTTCATACCTATCTAACTTAGCTTTAGATGCAGAAGGAAATCTCTACTTGGCTACACGACAAGGTGTCGTAAAAATGCAAAAAAAATAA
- a CDS encoding GNAT family N-acetyltransferase: MLESLPRTLNTLTKIHQPTGFESWMIIEKDTRTIIGDVGFKGYQFIQNTCDLGYGIVKEKRRQGFAFEACEAIVQWALANQQLEAITAATYHDNNGSIRLLEKLQFIRIAQDEEFIYWELKK; encoded by the coding sequence ATTTTAGAATCTTTACCTCGTACCTTAAACACATTAACTAAAATCCATCAACCAACAGGTTTTGAATCTTGGATGATTATCGAAAAAGATACTCGTACCATTATTGGCGATGTAGGATTCAAGGGGTATCAATTCATTCAAAATACATGTGATTTAGGTTATGGAATTGTGAAGGAAAAACGTCGACAAGGGTTTGCATTCGAAGCATGTGAGGCAATTGTACAATGGGCATTAGCCAATCAACAGCTTGAAGCCATTACCGCAGCAACCTATCATGACAATAATGGTTCAATTCGCTTGTTGGAAAAACTACAATTTATTCGAATCGCTCAAGACGAAGAATTTATATATTGGGAACTTAAAAAATAA